In the genome of Actinomadura graeca, one region contains:
- a CDS encoding pyrimidine reductase family protein: MRNLAPAPGPVDLAERYAYPGHGPFLRANMVASLDGAAQRDGLSGGLGGEADRALFSLLRGLADVVIVGAGTVRAEGYGPVRPDDGWGGVRDGRAPVPPLAIVSRSLDLDLDAPVFTEAAARTIVLAPAAADPARLRAARERAEVIVAGEASLDFTAAVRELEARGHRRMLCEGGPAVLGGLVEAGLLDELCLTLSPRLIGGRPTRILNGPPVSVPPEMTLGHALEDDGFLFLRYTSRGGDGAPSL; this comes from the coding sequence ATGCGGAACCTCGCTCCCGCGCCCGGGCCGGTGGACCTGGCCGAGCGCTACGCCTATCCCGGGCACGGCCCGTTCCTGCGGGCGAACATGGTCGCCAGCCTGGACGGGGCGGCGCAGCGCGACGGTCTCAGCGGCGGCCTCGGCGGCGAGGCCGACCGGGCGCTGTTCTCGCTGCTGCGCGGGCTGGCGGACGTGGTGATCGTCGGCGCCGGGACGGTCCGGGCCGAGGGGTACGGGCCCGTCCGCCCGGACGACGGGTGGGGCGGGGTGCGCGACGGGCGGGCGCCCGTGCCGCCATTGGCGATCGTCTCGCGCTCCCTCGACCTCGACCTCGACGCGCCCGTGTTCACCGAGGCCGCCGCCAGGACGATCGTCCTCGCGCCGGCCGCGGCGGACCCGGCGCGGCTGCGGGCGGCGCGGGAACGGGCCGAGGTCATCGTCGCCGGGGAGGCGTCACTGGACTTCACCGCCGCCGTCCGGGAACTGGAGGCGCGCGGTCACCGGCGGATGCTGTGCGAGGGCGGACCGGCGGTGCTCGGGGGGCTGGTCGAGGCCGGTCTGCTGGACGAGCTGTGCCTGACGCTGAGCCCGCGTCTCATCGGGGGGCGCCCGACGCGCATCCTGAACGGGCCGCCGGTGTCCGTCCCGCCCGAGATGACCCTGGGGCACGCCCTGGAGGACGACGGGTTCCTGTTCCTGCGCTACACCTCGCGCGGCGGGGACGGCGCCCCCAGCCTGTAG
- a CDS encoding dihydrofolate reductase family protein, with protein MLRLLPGPAADDVDPYEAYGDAPGLRIGMVMSVDGSVTDAEGWTDGLGGAADFRVFRALRALADVILVGAGTVRTGRLGPARLRADLRARRGRPPAPIAVVSRSLDLDWTLPLFTEAETPTIVVTTERARGRVPSGIPVVTAGEDDLDLPAAIRRLGEDHPHGGRDPHGGRDPQGGRGRLLCEGGPALATALIRASLADELCLSVAPALAGGARHTRLLGDLDAEVPLEPSAVHLDEGVLFVRYRLGAPSPPREV; from the coding sequence ATGCTCCGCCTGCTTCCCGGACCCGCCGCGGACGATGTGGATCCCTATGAGGCGTACGGGGATGCGCCCGGCCTGCGGATCGGCATGGTGATGAGCGTCGACGGCTCCGTCACCGACGCCGAGGGCTGGACGGACGGCCTCGGCGGCGCCGCCGACTTCCGTGTCTTCCGGGCGCTGCGGGCCCTCGCGGACGTGATCCTCGTCGGCGCCGGGACCGTCCGGACGGGACGGCTCGGCCCCGCCCGCCTCCGCGCGGACCTGCGCGCGCGCCGGGGACGCCCGCCCGCGCCCATCGCCGTGGTGAGCCGCTCCCTCGACCTCGACTGGACGCTCCCGCTGTTCACCGAGGCCGAGACGCCGACGATCGTCGTCACCACCGAGCGCGCGCGGGGCCGGGTCCCGTCCGGGATACCCGTGGTCACCGCGGGGGAGGACGACCTGGACCTCCCGGCGGCGATCCGCCGCCTGGGCGAAGACCACCCGCATGGGGGACGCGACCCGCACGGCGGACGCGACCCGCAGGGCGGACGCGGGCGCCTTCTCTGCGAGGGCGGTCCCGCCCTGGCCACGGCGCTGATCCGCGCGTCCCTCGCCGACGAGCTGTGCCTGAGCGTCGCCCCGGCCCTGGCCGGGGGCGCCCGCCACACCCGGCTCCTCGGCGACCTGGACGCCGAGGTCCCGCTGGAGCCCTCCGCCGTCCACCTGGACGAGGGCGTCCTGTTCGTCCGCTACAGGCTGGGGGCGCCGTCCCCGCCGCGCGAGGTGTAG
- a CDS encoding ATP-dependent DNA ligase codes for MDLPISLPLSPMLARAVKAMPKGDLLYEPKWDGFRCVVFRDGDEVELSSRGEKPLTRYFPELVEAVRRELPERCVVDGEIVLRKGTRLDFDGLQQRIHPAASRVKLLSEETPASFVAFDLLAVGDESLMEVPLGERRRRLVETLAGARAPVFVTPASDSYDLALRWFEEFEGAGLDGVIAKPRDIPYQPDKRVLFKVKHERTADCVVAGFRWHKSGPIVGSLLLGLYNAEGHLQHVGVAASFTMKRRAELVEELKPYLLEDLDEHPWAEWARQTEATVDRMPGAISRWTGKKDLSWVALRPELVVEVAYEAMEGDRIRHTARFRNWRPDRTPTSCTYEQLEQPVAYDLDDILGGAATNPRADR; via the coding sequence ATGGACCTGCCGATCAGTCTCCCGCTGTCGCCGATGCTGGCCAGGGCGGTCAAGGCGATGCCCAAGGGCGATCTGCTGTACGAGCCCAAGTGGGACGGCTTCCGCTGCGTCGTGTTCCGCGACGGCGACGAGGTGGAGCTGTCCAGCCGCGGCGAGAAGCCGCTCACCCGCTACTTCCCCGAGCTGGTGGAGGCGGTCCGGCGGGAGCTGCCCGAGCGGTGCGTGGTGGACGGCGAGATCGTCCTGCGCAAGGGGACGCGCCTGGACTTCGACGGCCTCCAGCAGCGCATCCACCCGGCGGCGTCCCGTGTGAAGCTGCTGTCGGAGGAGACGCCCGCCTCGTTCGTGGCGTTCGACCTCCTGGCGGTGGGCGACGAGTCGCTGATGGAGGTGCCGCTCGGCGAGCGGCGGCGCCGGCTCGTGGAGACCCTGGCCGGGGCGCGGGCACCGGTGTTCGTGACGCCCGCCTCCGACTCCTACGACCTGGCGCTGCGCTGGTTCGAGGAGTTCGAGGGCGCCGGGCTGGACGGGGTGATCGCCAAGCCGCGCGACATCCCCTACCAGCCCGACAAGCGCGTGCTGTTCAAGGTCAAGCACGAGCGGACCGCCGACTGCGTGGTGGCGGGGTTCCGCTGGCACAAGTCGGGGCCGATCGTCGGGTCGCTGCTGCTCGGCCTGTACAACGCCGAGGGGCACCTCCAGCACGTGGGCGTCGCGGCCTCGTTCACGATGAAGCGCCGCGCCGAGCTGGTGGAGGAGCTGAAGCCGTACCTGCTGGAGGACCTCGACGAGCACCCGTGGGCGGAGTGGGCGCGGCAGACGGAGGCGACCGTCGACCGGATGCCCGGCGCGATCTCCCGCTGGACGGGCAAGAAGGACCTGTCGTGGGTGGCGCTGCGCCCGGAGCTGGTCGTGGAGGTGGCGTACGAGGCGATGGAGGGCGACCGGATCCGGCACACCGCCCGGTTCCGGAACTGGCGGCCCGACCGGACGCCGACGTCCTGCACCTACGAGCAGCTCGAGCAGCCGGTCGCCTACGACCTGGACGACATCCTCGGCGGCGCCGCCACGAACCCCCGCGCCGACCGCTGA
- a CDS encoding alkaline phosphatase D family protein translates to MADSMPGLNRRSFLVAGGLAVGTAYTAAGMPGVPATAHAALRSRALAGDPFTLGVASGDPDPQGFVLWTRLAANPHAEDGKGGMPDRDVPVRWEIATDERFRRVERRGTATARPEGAHSVHVELDGLRPGRDYWYRFRAGDYVSPAGRTRTAPRADTFGPALAMGFVSCSQYEHGYFSAYRRLAEEDPDLILHLGDYQYEYKKSTYTIPGGNVRDHEGPETVTLANYRLRHAQYKTDVDLQAAHQAAPWLVVFDDHEVENNWAGDVPEAGSDTPGTAEFRKRRAAAFQAYYENMPLRRRSIPDGPDIQIYRRIQWGRLANFHMLDTRQFRDDQACGDGNKVCDDSDDPKRSITGARQEKWLIDGFRSSEARWDIIGQQVFFAQRDSDSGPLKKTSQDAWDGYVASRDRITQGWVDADVRNAVVLTGDVHAHWASDLKEDYDDPDSDTVGSELVCTSITSTGDGKDSDPADHPYLKINPHLRFYNNQRGYVMTKIGKDAMKADFKTLSTVRTRGAKASIKATFVIEDGEPGPQQTYLRPYASAKMSAKAERDLIEQTIRNETQP, encoded by the coding sequence ATGGCCGACTCCATGCCCGGTCTCAACCGCAGATCGTTCCTCGTCGCGGGCGGCCTCGCCGTCGGCACGGCCTACACCGCCGCCGGCATGCCCGGCGTCCCCGCCACCGCCCACGCCGCGCTCCGCTCCCGCGCCCTCGCCGGCGACCCCTTCACCCTCGGCGTCGCCTCCGGCGACCCCGACCCGCAGGGCTTCGTCCTGTGGACGCGGCTCGCCGCGAACCCGCACGCCGAGGACGGCAAGGGCGGCATGCCCGACCGCGACGTCCCCGTCCGCTGGGAGATCGCCACCGACGAGCGGTTCCGCCGCGTCGAGCGGCGCGGCACCGCCACCGCCCGCCCCGAGGGCGCCCACTCCGTCCACGTCGAACTGGACGGCCTGCGCCCCGGACGCGACTACTGGTACCGCTTCCGCGCCGGCGACTACGTCTCCCCGGCCGGACGGACCCGCACCGCCCCCCGCGCCGACACCTTCGGCCCCGCCCTCGCCATGGGCTTCGTGTCGTGCTCGCAGTACGAGCACGGCTACTTCAGCGCCTACCGGCGGCTCGCCGAGGAGGATCCCGACCTGATCCTGCACCTCGGCGACTACCAGTACGAGTACAAGAAGAGCACCTACACCATCCCGGGCGGCAACGTCCGCGACCACGAGGGCCCCGAGACGGTCACCCTGGCCAACTACCGGCTCCGGCACGCCCAGTACAAGACCGACGTCGACCTCCAGGCCGCGCACCAGGCGGCGCCCTGGCTCGTCGTCTTCGACGACCACGAGGTCGAGAACAACTGGGCCGGCGACGTCCCCGAGGCCGGCTCCGACACCCCCGGCACCGCGGAGTTCCGCAAGCGCCGCGCCGCCGCGTTCCAGGCGTACTACGAGAACATGCCGCTGCGCCGCCGCTCCATCCCCGACGGGCCCGACATCCAGATCTACCGCCGGATCCAGTGGGGCAGGCTCGCCAACTTCCACATGCTCGACACCCGCCAGTTCCGCGACGACCAGGCGTGCGGCGACGGCAACAAGGTCTGCGACGACTCCGACGACCCGAAGCGCTCCATCACCGGCGCCCGGCAGGAGAAGTGGCTGATCGACGGTTTCCGCAGCTCCGAGGCCCGCTGGGACATCATCGGGCAGCAGGTCTTCTTCGCCCAGCGCGACAGCGACTCCGGGCCGCTGAAGAAGACCTCGCAGGACGCCTGGGACGGCTACGTCGCCTCCCGCGACCGCATCACCCAGGGCTGGGTCGACGCCGACGTCCGCAACGCCGTCGTGCTCACCGGCGACGTCCACGCGCACTGGGCGAGCGACCTCAAGGAGGACTACGACGACCCCGACTCCGACACCGTCGGCTCCGAGCTGGTGTGCACGTCCATCACCAGCACCGGCGACGGCAAGGACTCCGACCCCGCCGACCACCCCTACCTCAAGATCAACCCGCATCTGCGCTTCTACAACAACCAGCGCGGCTACGTGATGACGAAGATCGGCAAGGACGCGATGAAGGCCGACTTCAAGACGCTCTCGACCGTGCGGACGCGCGGCGCCAAGGCGTCCATCAAGGCGACCTTCGTCATCGAGGACGGCGAGCCCGGCCCCCAGCAGACCTACCTGCGGCCCTACGCCTCCGCGAAGATGTCGGCGAAGGCGGAGCGGGACCTGATCGAGCAGACCATCCGCAACGAGACCCAGCCCTGA
- a CDS encoding HelD family protein yields the protein MGLRQADDVKPDRGEIGSEAPDGVRDGARLAAVRAEQAYVSRVYERLDTERAGAEAALRQGPAAGGGGAFQARLESAVATDEAARRLARLAGVENGLCFGRIDHRSGADGPGDTFYIGRIGLRDEYHEPMLIDWRAEAARPFYTATPGAPGTLARRRHLHLRHREVVRLDDEVFDLEGLDEAERGGIVGEAALLATLRRGRTGRMGDVVATIQEEQDQVIRSALQGVLVVQGGPGTGKTVAALHRAAYLLYTHRDVLERRGVLIVGPNATFLRYIEQVLPGLGETDVALATVGELYPGLKATAADSPAVAVVKGDLRMAALVEAAVRDRQRVPDGGLSVESEGMTLRVEAAACELARDRARALRAPHNLQRRRFVHDLLDALALNRAEQFDRLIDEPLEEITRSGNVPGWLQELLDEAGESPLLDEADLRLAKESLWHEPPVREAIDALWPELTPERLLTGLYADPEALGRLGEAAGLPGAALLHRPPGSPWTVADVPVLDEAAEWLGSDDSGDRARRRAAAARREADERYAREVIESTGAVTSDAQDLAALVAERHRDDGPPLTTAQRAAADREWAYGHVIVDEAQELSEMAWRAVMRRVPTRSLTVVGDIAQTGSAAGASSWGRMLDRYVPGRWREQRLMVNYRTPAAIMRVAEDVLAAVAPGEIPPEPVRDDGPPPRAVAVPVSGLPGLVRAELAEVAPGPAAGRGPEEGRLAVISSAAWHPGVLEALPDAAAGATPEALDSPVVVLTAAEAKGLEFDSVVVVDPAGVLAESPKGGQDLYVALTRATRRLTVVHDGDLPDMLARLEPGGPGPSQA from the coding sequence ATGGGACTCCGTCAAGCGGACGATGTCAAGCCCGATCGCGGGGAAATCGGATCCGAGGCTCCGGACGGGGTACGGGACGGGGCGCGCCTGGCGGCCGTGCGCGCCGAGCAGGCGTATGTATCCCGCGTGTACGAACGGCTCGACACCGAGCGGGCCGGCGCCGAGGCCGCGCTCCGGCAGGGCCCCGCCGCGGGCGGCGGGGGCGCGTTCCAGGCCCGGCTGGAGAGCGCCGTCGCCACCGACGAGGCGGCCCGCCGGCTGGCCAGGCTGGCGGGCGTCGAGAACGGCCTGTGCTTCGGCCGCATCGACCACCGCTCCGGCGCGGACGGCCCCGGCGACACCTTCTACATCGGCCGGATCGGGCTGCGCGACGAGTACCACGAGCCGATGCTGATCGACTGGCGCGCCGAGGCGGCCCGCCCGTTCTACACCGCGACGCCCGGCGCCCCGGGCACCCTCGCGCGCCGCCGCCACCTGCACCTGCGCCACCGCGAGGTCGTCCGGCTCGACGACGAGGTGTTCGACCTGGAGGGCCTGGACGAGGCGGAGCGGGGCGGGATCGTCGGCGAGGCGGCGCTGCTGGCCACCCTCCGCCGCGGGCGGACGGGCCGGATGGGCGACGTGGTCGCCACCATCCAGGAGGAGCAGGACCAGGTCATCCGCTCGGCGCTGCAGGGGGTCCTGGTCGTCCAGGGAGGCCCCGGCACCGGCAAGACGGTCGCGGCGCTGCACCGGGCCGCGTACCTGCTCTACACGCACCGCGACGTGCTGGAGCGGCGCGGCGTCCTCATCGTGGGCCCGAACGCGACGTTCCTGCGCTACATCGAGCAGGTGCTCCCGGGGCTGGGTGAGACCGACGTCGCGCTGGCCACGGTCGGCGAGCTGTACCCGGGCCTCAAGGCGACCGCGGCCGACTCTCCCGCCGTCGCGGTCGTGAAGGGCGACCTGCGCATGGCCGCCCTGGTGGAGGCGGCCGTCCGCGACCGGCAGCGCGTCCCGGACGGGGGCCTGAGCGTCGAGTCCGAGGGCATGACGCTGCGCGTGGAGGCCGCCGCGTGCGAGCTGGCCCGCGACCGCGCCCGCGCGCTGCGGGCGCCCCACAACCTCCAGCGCCGGCGGTTCGTGCACGACCTGCTGGACGCGCTCGCGCTGAACCGCGCGGAGCAGTTCGACCGGCTCATCGACGAGCCGCTGGAGGAGATCACCCGCTCGGGCAACGTCCCCGGCTGGCTCCAGGAGCTGCTCGACGAGGCCGGGGAGAGCCCGCTCCTGGACGAGGCCGACCTGCGGCTGGCCAAGGAGTCCCTCTGGCACGAGCCGCCCGTCCGTGAGGCGATCGACGCGCTGTGGCCGGAGCTGACGCCCGAGCGGCTCCTCACCGGGCTCTACGCGGACCCGGAGGCGCTCGGACGTCTCGGGGAGGCCGCCGGGCTGCCCGGTGCGGCACTCCTGCACCGCCCGCCGGGATCGCCCTGGACGGTCGCCGACGTGCCCGTCCTGGACGAGGCCGCCGAGTGGCTGGGTTCCGACGACTCCGGCGACCGGGCCCGCCGCCGCGCCGCCGCCGCGCGGCGCGAGGCCGACGAGCGCTACGCCCGCGAGGTGATCGAGTCGACCGGCGCCGTGACCTCCGACGCCCAAGACCTCGCGGCCCTCGTCGCCGAGCGGCACCGCGACGACGGCCCGCCGCTCACCACCGCGCAGCGCGCCGCCGCCGACCGGGAGTGGGCCTACGGGCACGTGATCGTGGACGAGGCGCAGGAGCTGTCGGAGATGGCCTGGCGCGCGGTGATGCGCCGCGTCCCGACCCGCTCCCTCACCGTCGTCGGTGACATCGCCCAGACCGGCAGCGCGGCGGGGGCCTCCTCCTGGGGGCGGATGCTCGACCGTTACGTCCCGGGCCGCTGGCGCGAGCAGCGCCTCATGGTCAACTACCGCACTCCCGCGGCGATCATGCGCGTGGCCGAGGACGTGCTGGCGGCCGTCGCGCCCGGGGAGATCCCGCCGGAGCCCGTCCGCGACGACGGCCCCCCGCCCCGCGCCGTGGCGGTCCCGGTCTCCGGCCTGCCGGGCCTCGTCCGGGCCGAGCTCGCGGAGGTCGCGCCCGGCCCGGCGGCCGGGCGCGGCCCGGAGGAGGGGCGCCTGGCGGTGATCTCCTCGGCGGCGTGGCACCCCGGCGTCCTGGAGGCCCTCCCGGACGCCGCCGCCGGCGCGACCCCGGAGGCCCTGGACTCCCCCGTCGTCGTGCTGACCGCGGCGGAGGCCAAGGGCCTGGAGTTCGACTCGGTCGTCGTCGTGGACCCGGCGGGCGTCCTCGCCGAGTCCCCGAAGGGCGGCCAGGACCTCTACGTCGCCCTCACCCGCGCCACCCGCCGGCTGACGGTCGTCCACGACGGCGACCTGCCGGACATGCTGGCGCGCCTCGAACCCGGCGGTCCCGGGCCGTCTCAGGCGTAG
- a CDS encoding sulfatase, translating to MSETERTADGTSGSGVSRRGATAAMGAMAAAAAAGPLAAGTGTAQAAERPFRADPRRGTGRRPNVLVILGDDLGWADLGCYGSPAIRTPHLDGLARQGVRFTDAYSAAAVCSPTRFGLYTGRYPGRLRGGLEEPIARPNELHGIPPGHPTLASLLKDAGYATAMFGKWHCGFLPWYSPLKSGWDTFFGNLSGAVDYYSKITSEGRDLYEGEVPTESLGYYTDTIAERAAAFVREARGGRPWLLNLNFTAPHWPWEAPGDRAVSEEITARVKAGDARALWHDDGGSLDTYRRMVEAMDAGVGRVLRALRETGQERDTLVLFSSDNGGERWSYQWPLTGAKAGLNEGGIRVPNILRWPARIRSRQVSGVPVITQDWTATILEITGVRSAASHPLDGSSLAGHLLRGERPPGHDLFWRTRTSRALRRGRWKYLRTTPSSPGALYDLGADPREQADLSRRRPEVLKALRTRWEEIDKELLPYA from the coding sequence ATGAGCGAGACGGAGCGCACGGCGGACGGGACGTCCGGATCGGGGGTGAGCCGGAGGGGAGCCACCGCGGCGATGGGCGCGATGGCCGCCGCCGCGGCCGCCGGGCCCCTGGCCGCCGGGACGGGCACCGCGCAGGCGGCCGAGCGGCCGTTCCGTGCCGATCCGCGTCGGGGCACGGGCCGGCGGCCCAACGTCCTGGTCATCCTCGGCGACGACCTCGGCTGGGCCGATCTCGGGTGTTACGGCTCGCCGGCCATCCGCACGCCCCATCTGGACGGCCTGGCCCGGCAGGGCGTCCGCTTCACCGACGCCTACTCCGCCGCGGCCGTCTGCTCGCCCACCCGTTTCGGGCTCTACACCGGCCGCTATCCCGGACGGCTGCGCGGCGGCCTGGAGGAGCCGATCGCCCGCCCGAACGAGCTGCACGGCATCCCGCCGGGCCATCCGACGCTGGCGTCCCTGCTCAAGGACGCCGGGTACGCCACCGCGATGTTCGGCAAGTGGCACTGCGGCTTCCTGCCCTGGTACAGCCCGCTGAAGTCCGGCTGGGACACCTTCTTCGGCAACCTGTCCGGCGCCGTCGACTACTACTCCAAGATCACCTCGGAGGGACGCGACCTGTACGAGGGCGAAGTCCCCACCGAGTCGCTCGGCTACTACACCGACACCATCGCCGAACGCGCCGCCGCGTTCGTCCGCGAGGCGCGCGGCGGGCGGCCGTGGCTGCTGAACCTCAACTTCACCGCCCCTCACTGGCCGTGGGAGGCGCCCGGCGACCGCGCGGTGAGCGAGGAGATCACCGCGCGGGTCAAGGCCGGGGACGCGCGGGCGCTCTGGCACGACGACGGCGGCTCGCTCGACACCTACCGGCGCATGGTCGAGGCGATGGACGCGGGCGTCGGGCGCGTCCTGCGGGCGCTGCGCGAGACCGGGCAGGAGCGCGACACCCTGGTGCTGTTCTCCAGCGACAACGGCGGCGAGCGCTGGTCCTACCAGTGGCCGCTGACCGGCGCCAAGGCCGGGCTGAACGAGGGCGGCATCCGGGTGCCCAACATCCTGCGCTGGCCCGCGCGCATCCGGTCCCGCCAGGTCAGCGGTGTGCCCGTGATCACCCAGGACTGGACCGCCACGATCCTGGAGATCACCGGAGTGCGGTCCGCCGCCTCCCACCCCCTGGACGGCAGCAGCCTGGCAGGGCATCTGCTGCGCGGCGAGCGCCCGCCAGGCCACGACCTGTTCTGGCGTACCCGGACCTCCCGGGCGCTGCGCCGCGGCCGGTGGAAGTACCTGCGCACGACCCCGTCCTCCCCGGGCGCCCTCTACGACCTGGGCGCCGACCCGCGCGAGCAGGCCGACCTGTCACGCCGCCGCCCCGAGGTCCTCAAGGCGCTGCGGACCCGCTGGGAGGAGATCGACAAGGAACTCCTCCCCTACGCCTGA
- a CDS encoding Xaa-Pro dipeptidyl-peptidase, which yields MARRPLRRTRRTTTVAVLTGAALAVAGATAAARPSPAIVVRHGVTQPVFSYKDAIRERVYVDSGVDSDRDGKTDRVNVDIIRPKETDQGLKVPVIMDESPYYDNAGRGNESERKTYDSKGDPQKFPLYYDNYFVPRGYAFLAVDMVGTTRSDGCPVSGGPSDVLGGKAVIDWLNGRAKAVKPDGSPATATWTTGRTGMIGKSYDGTLANGVAATGVQGLETIVPIAAISSWYAYSRMNGVKYNDDEQPWLSDYVDTDPAAKCAAVRADLDKGEDDATGNYNAYWKTTDYLDGTVGRAENVRASIFAYHGVNDLNVKDDHFAKWWAALAKRGVPRKVWLSQTGHVDPFDIRRSTWVEVLHKWFDHELQKIDNDVLKQPRADIQLGPDQWVTQSDWPAQEAKPVTLRPKADGTLGPEAAPAGSTGSFTDVTGAGKGTTEADMVADPKTGKSHRLAYVTGPLPETVRLSGTPAARLRIMLNKPTSNVTALLVDYGDDTRVDYLGTGSGIETLTTEDCNGESTAADDACYKQARIKTVSSAVNVVARGWLDAQNRESLSDPSPLKPGSYYDVRWDTLSQEYLLKKGHRLGLVLAGTDADYNTEKPTGAKVTVDLAGSSIDVPLITAGDPAGFFSPRPAAPWRGPVHVTLPVQERKLY from the coding sequence TTGGCCAGGCGACCCCTGAGACGAACCCGGCGCACGACGACCGTCGCCGTACTGACCGGCGCGGCCCTCGCCGTCGCGGGGGCGACCGCCGCCGCGCGGCCGTCCCCCGCGATCGTGGTGAGGCACGGCGTCACCCAGCCGGTCTTCTCCTACAAGGACGCGATCCGCGAACGCGTCTACGTCGACTCGGGCGTGGACAGCGACCGCGACGGCAAGACCGACCGGGTCAACGTGGACATCATCCGGCCCAAGGAGACCGACCAGGGTCTCAAGGTGCCGGTGATCATGGATGAGAGCCCCTACTACGACAACGCGGGACGGGGCAACGAGAGCGAGCGCAAGACCTACGACTCCAAGGGCGATCCCCAGAAGTTCCCGTTGTACTACGACAACTACTTCGTGCCGCGCGGGTACGCGTTCCTCGCCGTGGACATGGTGGGCACCACCCGCTCGGACGGCTGCCCGGTCAGCGGCGGCCCGTCCGACGTGCTGGGCGGCAAGGCCGTCATCGACTGGCTCAACGGGCGCGCCAAGGCCGTCAAGCCCGACGGCAGCCCGGCCACGGCCACCTGGACGACCGGGCGCACCGGCATGATCGGCAAGTCCTACGACGGCACGCTCGCCAACGGCGTCGCCGCGACCGGCGTGCAGGGGCTGGAGACGATCGTCCCGATCGCCGCCATCAGCAGCTGGTACGCCTACAGCCGGATGAACGGCGTGAAGTACAACGACGACGAGCAGCCCTGGCTGTCGGACTACGTCGACACCGACCCGGCCGCCAAGTGCGCCGCCGTCAGGGCCGACCTCGACAAGGGCGAGGACGACGCCACCGGCAACTACAACGCCTACTGGAAGACCACCGACTACCTCGACGGCACCGTCGGCCGCGCCGAGAACGTCCGCGCGAGCATCTTCGCCTACCACGGCGTGAACGACCTGAACGTCAAGGACGACCACTTCGCCAAGTGGTGGGCCGCGCTCGCCAAGCGCGGCGTCCCGCGGAAGGTGTGGCTGTCGCAGACCGGGCACGTCGACCCGTTCGACATCCGGCGCTCCACGTGGGTCGAGGTCCTGCACAAGTGGTTCGACCACGAGCTCCAGAAGATCGACAACGACGTGCTGAAGCAGCCGCGCGCGGACATCCAGCTCGGCCCCGACCAGTGGGTGACCCAGTCCGACTGGCCCGCCCAGGAGGCGAAGCCGGTGACGCTGCGCCCGAAGGCCGACGGGACCCTCGGCCCCGAGGCCGCCCCGGCGGGCTCCACCGGGAGCTTCACCGACGTGACCGGCGCCGGGAAGGGGACCACCGAGGCGGACATGGTCGCCGATCCGAAGACCGGCAAGTCCCACCGCCTCGCCTACGTGACCGGGCCGCTGCCGGAGACCGTCCGGCTGTCCGGCACGCCCGCCGCCCGGCTGCGGATCATGCTGAACAAGCCCACCTCGAACGTGACGGCGCTGCTGGTCGACTACGGCGACGACACCCGCGTCGACTACCTCGGCACGGGCTCGGGCATCGAGACGCTCACCACCGAGGACTGCAACGGTGAGAGCACCGCCGCCGACGACGCCTGCTACAAGCAGGCCAGGATCAAGACGGTCTCCTCGGCGGTGAACGTCGTCGCCCGCGGCTGGCTGGACGCCCAGAACCGCGAGTCGCTGAGCGACCCGTCCCCGCTGAAGCCCGGCAGCTACTACGACGTCCGCTGGGACACCCTCAGCCAGGAGTACCTGCTGAAGAAGGGCCACCGGCTGGGGCTCGTCCTCGCCGGGACCGACGCCGACTACAACACCGAGAAGCCCACCGGCGCCAAGGTCACGGTGGACCTGGCCGGCTCCTCCATCGACGTCCCCCTGATCACCGCGGGCGACCCGGCCGGCTTCTTCTCCCCGCGGCCCGCCGCCCCCTGGCGCGGCCCGGTCCACGTGACCCTGCCCGTCCAGGAGCGCAAGCTGTACTAG